A section of the Harmonia axyridis chromosome 2, icHarAxyr1.1, whole genome shotgun sequence genome encodes:
- the LOC123674075 gene encoding uncharacterized protein LOC123674075, producing MSKNRYLTRPRTKLYDANYNIGESYYKSALDSIDRKYSPRVSSTPPRLPSAHADLLERHAKAFEDEDLATSRRRAEKHITESNVFDTRGGLLAQKAMDDAQNDIDEETSSLLNRIRANRKKIAAADDVEMDSVYSNLQSRRMINRSDKILDSVGINDTSRRALDEQVSIKREMKMAEEKRNNDLTKWKPLEFEADKESAALLRARQTKNRLHDIEDEMADLAEKQEARKRRVAKFKALVAENSEETEAIGKALHSVSISSRKEERSVHF from the exons ATGTCCAAGAACAGATATCTGACCAGACCTCGTACGAAACTTTACGATGCCAACTACAACATCGGCGAAAGCTACTACAAATCTGCGTTGGACAGCATCGACAGGAAATACTCCCCAAGGGTGTCCTCTACACCTCCCAGACTCCCATCCGCCCATGCAGATCTGCTAGAGAGACACGCCAAGGCGTTCGAGGATGAAGATCTAGCCACATCACGTAGACGGGCGGAAAAACACATAACAGAGTCGAATGTATTCGACACACGTGGGGGACTGTTGGCACAGAAAGCAATGGACGATGCTCAGAATGATATAGACGAAGAG ACTTCCTCTCTTCTCAACCGCATCAGGGCCAACAGAAAGAAAATAGCTGCGGCCGACGACGTCGAGATGGATTCTGTCTACAGCAATCTGCAATCACGTAGAATGATCAACAGATCCGACAAGATCCTAGACAGCGTTGGAATAAACGACACTTCTCGCAGAGCGCTGGACGAACAGGTCTCGATCAAACGCGAAATGAAAATGGCGGAAGAGAAGAGAAATAACGATTTGACCAAATGGAAACCACTGGAATTCGAGGCGGACAAAGAATCGGCAGCATTACTGAGAGCCAGACAGACCAAGAATCGCCTTCATGATATTGAAGACGAAATGGCAGATCTCGCTGAGAAACAGGAAGCCAGGAAACGCAGGGTGGCCAAGTTCAAGGCTTTGGTGGCGGAGAATTCTGAGGAAACTGAAGCGATAGGAAAGGCTTTACACTCTGTGTCTATAAGCAGTCGCAAGGAAGAAAGGAGTGTTCATTTTTAA